The Mycolicibacterium boenickei genome has a segment encoding these proteins:
- a CDS encoding TetR/AcrR family transcriptional regulator yields the protein MPRDWLSARRSEVAADHILDAADALFTQQDAATVGMHEIAAAAGCSRATLYRYFENRDALYTAYVHREARRLYEEVSEQVAAVTDPAQRLIEGVITALNAVRDSPALASWFATAQRPIGGEMAEHSEVIRALVEGFVRSLAGDADQADDEVGRRARWLVRVMVSMLVFPGTDEADERAMLAEFVAPLVIPAQLPVE from the coding sequence ATGCCCCGCGACTGGTTGTCAGCCCGGCGGTCCGAAGTGGCCGCCGACCACATCCTCGACGCCGCCGACGCCCTGTTCACCCAGCAGGACGCGGCGACCGTCGGGATGCACGAGATCGCCGCGGCCGCAGGCTGTTCCCGTGCCACGCTGTACCGGTATTTCGAGAATCGCGACGCGCTCTACACCGCCTACGTGCACCGCGAGGCGCGCAGGCTGTACGAAGAGGTCAGCGAGCAGGTGGCCGCGGTCACCGATCCGGCGCAACGGCTGATCGAAGGAGTGATCACCGCGCTGAATGCGGTGCGCGACAGTCCGGCACTGGCCTCGTGGTTCGCCACGGCGCAGCGGCCGATCGGCGGCGAGATGGCCGAACACTCGGAGGTGATCCGGGCGCTGGTCGAGGGGTTCGTCCGGTCGCTCGCCGGGGATGCGGATCAAGCCGACGACGAGGTGGGCCGCCGGGCCCGGTGGCTGGTGCGGGTCATGGTGTCGATGCTGGTCTTCCCCGGCACCGACGAGGCCGACGAACGGGCCATGTTGGCCGAGTTCGTCGCCCCGCTCGTCATCCCGGCACAACTACCTGTCGAGTAG
- a CDS encoding cytochrome P450, whose translation MAATLSHSPARFEPADADSWPNPWPMYSALRDHDPVHHVVPDEHPEQDYYVLSRHADIWAAARDHGTFSSAQGLTVTYGELDMIGLADNPPFVMQDPPVHTEFRKLVSRGFTPRQVEAVEPKVREFVVERLEGLRSNGGGDIVTELFKPLPSMVVAHYLGVPETDRDQFDGWTEAIVAANSSAGGITAAMGTAGAAVASMMAYFSELIERRRNEPGDDTISHLVAAGVGADGDIAGVLSILAFTFTMVTGGNDTTTGMLGGAVQLLQQRPDQRKLLIDDPELIPESIDEFLRLTSPVQGLARTTTRDVTIGDTTIPTGRKTLLLYGSGNRDEREFGDNAAELDVRRSPRNILTFSHGAHFCLGAAAARMQSRVALTELLSRYPDFEVDLDAVTWAGGSYVRRPLSVPFRAGT comes from the coding sequence ATGGCAGCGACTTTGTCTCACAGCCCCGCCCGGTTCGAACCCGCCGACGCCGACTCCTGGCCCAACCCGTGGCCGATGTACTCCGCGCTGCGCGATCACGACCCGGTGCACCACGTGGTTCCCGACGAGCACCCAGAGCAGGACTACTACGTCCTCTCCCGCCACGCCGACATCTGGGCGGCAGCCCGCGACCACGGGACCTTCTCGTCGGCGCAGGGCCTGACCGTCACCTACGGCGAACTGGACATGATCGGCCTGGCCGACAACCCGCCGTTCGTCATGCAGGACCCGCCGGTGCACACCGAGTTCCGCAAGCTGGTCTCGCGCGGGTTCACCCCGCGGCAGGTCGAGGCCGTCGAACCGAAGGTCCGCGAGTTCGTCGTCGAGCGCCTCGAGGGGTTGCGCTCGAACGGCGGCGGGGACATCGTCACCGAACTGTTCAAGCCGCTGCCGTCGATGGTCGTCGCGCACTACCTCGGCGTGCCCGAGACCGACCGGGACCAGTTCGACGGCTGGACCGAGGCGATCGTCGCCGCGAACAGTTCGGCCGGCGGAATCACCGCGGCGATGGGCACCGCGGGCGCGGCCGTGGCCTCGATGATGGCCTACTTCTCCGAGCTCATCGAGCGGCGTCGTAACGAGCCCGGCGATGACACCATCTCGCATCTGGTCGCGGCCGGTGTCGGAGCTGACGGCGACATCGCGGGCGTGCTGTCGATCCTGGCCTTCACGTTCACCATGGTCACCGGCGGCAACGACACCACCACCGGAATGCTCGGCGGCGCAGTACAACTGCTGCAGCAGCGGCCCGATCAGCGCAAGCTTCTCATCGACGATCCCGAGCTGATCCCGGAATCGATCGACGAGTTCCTGCGCCTGACCTCGCCGGTGCAGGGGCTGGCCCGCACCACCACCCGCGACGTGACCATCGGCGACACCACCATCCCGACCGGACGCAAGACGTTGCTGCTGTACGGCTCGGGCAACCGCGATGAGCGTGAGTTCGGCGACAACGCAGCCGAACTCGACGTACGGCGCTCCCCGCGCAACATCCTCACCTTCAGTCACGGCGCGCATTTCTGCCTCGGCGCGGCAGCCGCCCGGATGCAGTCCCGGGTAGCTCTGACCGAATTGCTCTCGCGTTACCCGGATTTCGAAGTCGACCTGGACGCGGTGACCTGGGCCGGGGGCAGCTACGTGCGACGGCCGCTGTCGGTGCCGTTCCGGGCAGGGACCTGA
- a CDS encoding rhomboid family intramembrane serine protease — protein MSTPDAPQLPAQTPTCYRHPDRPTYVRCTRCQRPVCPECMRSAAVGHQCVDCVNQGARTVPAARTQFGGVARTGAPILTYALIAVNVLMFVLQMASKNLEQELTLWPPGVAAHDEYYRLVTSMFLHYGVMHLLFNMWALYVVGPPLEQWLGRLRFGTLYALSGLGGSVLVYLLSPLNSATAGASGAIFGLFGAIFVVARKLNLDVRSIAAVVIINLVFTFAGPALGTGAISWQGHIGGLVTGAAIAAAFVYAPRERRTAIQAGVSVGVLVLFAALIAWRTSNLLTTFGMG, from the coding sequence ATGAGCACCCCTGACGCGCCGCAGCTACCTGCCCAGACGCCGACGTGTTACCGGCATCCGGACCGCCCCACCTATGTGCGCTGCACGCGGTGCCAGCGCCCGGTCTGCCCGGAGTGCATGCGCTCGGCCGCTGTGGGCCATCAGTGTGTGGATTGCGTCAACCAGGGCGCCAGGACGGTGCCCGCGGCGCGGACCCAGTTCGGCGGGGTGGCGCGCACCGGCGCCCCGATCCTGACCTACGCGCTCATCGCGGTGAACGTGCTGATGTTCGTGCTGCAGATGGCCTCGAAGAACCTGGAGCAGGAACTCACGCTGTGGCCGCCGGGCGTCGCGGCGCACGACGAGTACTACCGCCTGGTGACGTCGATGTTCCTGCACTACGGCGTGATGCACCTGCTGTTCAACATGTGGGCGCTCTACGTGGTGGGGCCGCCGCTCGAACAATGGTTGGGCCGGCTGCGATTCGGGACGTTGTACGCACTGAGCGGGCTCGGCGGCTCGGTGCTGGTGTACCTGCTGTCCCCGCTCAACAGCGCGACCGCCGGGGCCTCCGGGGCGATCTTCGGCCTCTTCGGCGCGATCTTCGTGGTGGCCCGCAAGCTGAACCTCGACGTGCGCTCGATCGCCGCCGTCGTGATCATCAACCTGGTGTTCACCTTCGCCGGGCCCGCGCTCGGGACCGGGGCGATCAGCTGGCAGGGCCACATCGGCGGCCTGGTTACCGGCGCGGCGATCGCCGCGGCCTTCGTGTACGCCCCGCGTGAGCGCCGCACTGCGATTCAGGCCGGCGTCTCGGTCGGCGTGCTGGTGCTCTTCGCCGCATTGATCGCCTGGCGCACAAGCAATCTGCTCACGACGTTCGGTATGGGCTGA
- a CDS encoding FAD-binding oxidoreductase, translating into MLISELPEGVVVTDPDILASYRQDRAADPAAGTPLAVVRPTRTEEVQTVLRWASAHQVAVVPRGAGTGLSGGATALDGGIVLSTEKMRDITVDPVTRTAVVQPGLLNAEVKKAVAAHGLWYPPDPSSFEICSIGGNVATNAGGLCCVKYGVTTDYILGLQVVLADGTAVRLGGPRLKDVAGLSLTKLFVGSEGTLGVVTEATLRLLPPQHSPCTVVATFDSVEAASNSVVKITGKIRPSMLEFMDAVAINAVEDKLKMGLDRNAAAMMVAASDDRGAAGADDAEFMAQVFTECGATEVFSTSDPDEGEAFVAARRFAIPAVEAKGSLLLEDVGVPLPALAELVSGVAAIAADRDLLISVIAHAGDGNTHPLIVFDPADADMAARAQLAFGEIMDLAVGLGGTITGEHGVGRLKQPWLAGQIGPDAVELNHRIKRALDPQNILNPGAAI; encoded by the coding sequence ATGCTGATCAGCGAACTGCCCGAGGGTGTCGTCGTCACCGACCCCGACATCCTGGCCTCCTACCGCCAAGACCGGGCCGCCGATCCGGCGGCGGGCACACCGCTCGCCGTGGTCCGGCCGACCCGCACCGAGGAGGTGCAGACGGTACTTCGTTGGGCCAGCGCACACCAGGTGGCCGTCGTGCCGCGCGGCGCGGGCACCGGGTTGTCCGGCGGTGCGACCGCACTCGACGGCGGCATCGTGTTGTCCACCGAGAAGATGCGGGACATCACCGTCGACCCGGTTACCCGCACCGCGGTGGTCCAGCCCGGACTGCTCAACGCCGAGGTGAAAAAAGCCGTTGCCGCCCACGGGCTGTGGTACCCGCCGGACCCGTCGTCGTTCGAGATCTGCAGCATCGGAGGCAATGTCGCCACCAACGCGGGCGGGCTGTGCTGCGTCAAGTACGGCGTGACCACCGACTACATCCTGGGCCTGCAGGTGGTGCTGGCCGACGGCACCGCGGTGCGCCTGGGCGGTCCGCGGTTGAAAGACGTTGCGGGCCTTAGCCTGACCAAGCTGTTCGTCGGCAGCGAGGGCACTCTGGGCGTGGTCACCGAGGCGACGCTGCGGCTGTTGCCCCCGCAGCACTCCCCCTGCACGGTGGTGGCCACGTTCGACTCCGTGGAAGCCGCGTCGAACTCGGTCGTGAAGATCACCGGCAAGATCCGGCCGTCGATGCTGGAGTTCATGGACGCCGTCGCGATCAACGCCGTCGAGGACAAGCTCAAGATGGGGCTGGACCGCAACGCCGCGGCGATGATGGTGGCGGCCTCCGACGATCGCGGTGCCGCGGGCGCCGACGACGCCGAATTCATGGCTCAGGTGTTCACCGAATGCGGTGCCACCGAGGTGTTTTCCACCTCCGACCCGGACGAGGGCGAGGCCTTCGTGGCCGCCCGGCGATTCGCCATCCCGGCCGTGGAGGCCAAGGGATCCCTGCTGCTGGAGGACGTCGGCGTGCCACTGCCCGCACTGGCCGAACTGGTCAGCGGGGTGGCGGCGATCGCCGCGGATCGGGATCTGCTGATCTCGGTGATCGCGCACGCCGGGGACGGCAATACTCATCCGCTGATCGTGTTCGATCCGGCCGATGCCGATATGGCCGCGCGGGCCCAGCTGGCGTTCGGCGAGATCATGGATCTCGCCGTGGGACTGGGCGGCACCATCACGGGCGAGCACGGCGTGGGCCGGCTCAAGCAGCCGTGGCTGGCCGGCCAGATCGGCCCGGACGCGGTGGAACTGAATCACCGGATCAAGCGGGCACTGGACCCGCAGAACATCCTCAATCCGGGCGCGGCGATCTAG
- a CDS encoding MFS transporter has translation MTDKRRGPLLLILFAALMAGTGNGITIVAFPWLVLQRNGSALDASIVAMAGTLPLLVATLIAGAAVDYLGRRRVSMISDLLSALSVAAVPVLALIFGVEAVNVAALAILAGLGAFFDPAGMTARETMLPEAAGRAGWTLDHANSVYEAVFNLAYIVGPGIGGLLIATLGGINTMWVTAGTFCCSILAISVLRLEGAGVPDRSVLTEGVLAGIAEGLRFVWHTPVLRTLAIVDLVATGLYMPMESVLFPKYFTDRNEPTELGWVLMALSIGGLLGALGYAVMSKYMSRRATMLTAVITLGIAMTVIAFLPPLPLILVLCAIVGFVYGPIAPIYNYVMQTTAPQHLRGRVVGVMGSLAYAAGPLGLILAGPLADAAGLHATFLALSLPMLLLGVSAVFLTALRELDRPT, from the coding sequence ATGACCGATAAACGGCGCGGCCCACTGCTGCTGATCCTGTTCGCCGCCCTGATGGCCGGCACAGGCAACGGAATCACGATCGTCGCGTTCCCGTGGCTGGTGTTGCAGCGCAACGGATCCGCGCTCGACGCATCGATCGTCGCGATGGCCGGGACGCTCCCGCTGCTGGTCGCCACCCTGATCGCCGGAGCGGCCGTCGACTATCTGGGCCGCAGGCGGGTCTCGATGATCTCCGACCTGCTCTCGGCGTTGTCGGTCGCGGCGGTCCCCGTGCTGGCCCTGATCTTTGGAGTGGAGGCGGTCAATGTCGCGGCGCTGGCGATCCTGGCCGGATTGGGCGCCTTCTTCGATCCGGCCGGGATGACCGCGCGCGAAACCATGTTGCCCGAGGCCGCGGGCCGGGCCGGTTGGACGCTGGACCACGCGAACAGCGTGTACGAGGCGGTGTTCAACCTCGCCTACATCGTCGGCCCGGGTATCGGCGGCCTGTTGATCGCCACCCTCGGCGGGATCAACACCATGTGGGTGACGGCCGGGACGTTCTGCTGCTCGATCCTGGCCATCTCGGTGTTGCGCCTGGAAGGTGCGGGCGTCCCGGACCGCTCCGTGCTGACTGAGGGCGTGCTCGCGGGTATCGCCGAGGGGCTGCGATTCGTCTGGCACACACCGGTATTGCGCACCCTGGCGATCGTCGACCTGGTGGCCACCGGGCTCTACATGCCCATGGAGTCGGTGCTCTTTCCGAAATATTTCACCGACCGCAACGAGCCCACCGAACTGGGCTGGGTGTTGATGGCGTTGAGCATCGGCGGGCTGCTGGGTGCGCTCGGCTACGCGGTGATGTCGAAGTACATGAGCCGACGGGCCACCATGCTGACCGCGGTGATCACGCTTGGCATCGCGATGACGGTGATCGCGTTCCTGCCGCCGCTTCCGCTGATCCTGGTGCTGTGCGCGATCGTCGGGTTCGTCTACGGCCCGATCGCTCCCATCTACAACTACGTCATGCAGACCACCGCACCGCAGCATCTGCGCGGCCGGGTGGTCGGGGTGATGGGTTCACTGGCCTACGCAGCGGGTCCGCTCGGGCTGATCCTGGCCGGGCCACTGGCCGACGCCGCCGGCCTGCATGCGACGTTCCTCGCCCTGTCCCTGCCGATGCTGTTGCTCGGCGTCAGTGCGGTGTTCCTGACCGCGCTTCGTGAGCTGGACCGGCCCACCTAG
- a CDS encoding uracil-DNA glycosylase: MLLPHPRTGVLFPSPVPPGSGWPGDPADATTPMAKTPAQVRRLAARAATVDELDAQISVCRACPRLVKWREEVAVVKRKSFADQPYWGRPAVGLGVDNPGIFIVGLAPAAQGANRTGRVFTGDRSGDFLFASLHRTGLANQAESVDAADGLQLIGTRMAAAVRCAPPANAPTPAERATCAPWLQAEWRLVGPSVRVVIALGGFAWRAALELIGSEIKPAPKFGHGATAALTTAFGPVTLLGCFHPSQQNTFTGRLTEAMLDDIFVTAKDLVAEAGGNEPGGS; the protein is encoded by the coding sequence ATGCTGTTGCCTCACCCCAGGACTGGGGTCCTGTTCCCGTCGCCGGTGCCACCCGGTTCGGGTTGGCCGGGTGATCCGGCTGATGCGACGACGCCGATGGCCAAGACGCCCGCGCAGGTGCGTCGGCTGGCTGCCCGAGCCGCCACCGTGGACGAGTTGGACGCGCAGATCTCGGTGTGCCGGGCCTGCCCCCGGCTGGTGAAGTGGCGTGAAGAGGTGGCCGTGGTCAAACGGAAATCCTTTGCCGATCAACCATATTGGGGTCGACCGGCCGTGGGACTCGGGGTGGACAACCCTGGCATCTTCATCGTCGGCCTCGCGCCGGCGGCGCAGGGCGCCAACCGCACCGGCCGCGTGTTCACCGGCGACCGGTCCGGGGACTTCCTGTTCGCCTCCCTGCACCGGACAGGCCTGGCGAATCAGGCCGAGAGCGTCGACGCGGCCGACGGCCTGCAGTTGATCGGCACCCGCATGGCGGCCGCGGTGCGCTGCGCGCCGCCGGCCAACGCGCCCACCCCGGCCGAGCGGGCCACCTGTGCGCCGTGGCTGCAGGCTGAATGGCGGTTGGTCGGGCCGTCGGTGCGGGTGGTCATCGCGTTGGGTGGGTTCGCGTGGCGGGCGGCGCTGGAGCTGATCGGCTCGGAGATCAAACCCGCGCCCAAGTTCGGCCACGGTGCGACGGCTGCCCTGACCACGGCGTTCGGTCCGGTCACCCTGCTCGGTTGCTTTCACCCCAGCCAGCAGAACACGTTCACGGGCCGCCTCACCGAGGCCATGCTCGACGACATCTTCGTCACCGCCAAGGACCTGGTGGCCGAGGCGGGCGGGAACGAACCGGGCGGCTCGTGA
- a CDS encoding LLM class flavin-dependent oxidoreductase has product MRLSVLDLVPVRTDQSTADALTATTHLAQTADRLGYTRYWLAEHHNMPAVAATSPPVLIAHLAAHTTQLRLGSGGVMLPNHAPLAVAEQFALLEAAHPGRIDLGIGRAPGSDPVTSLALRGAAGRDDRDIEAFPQYLDDVVALMSARGVRVPLPRDLMRENYVLKATPAAVTEPRMWLLGSSMYSAHLAAAKGLPYVFAHHFSGQGTAEALAVYRDEFQPSDLASEPVTFLTVNASVAETTEEAMALLLPQLQMMGRLRTGQPLGALDLVEDAEATTLTPQAQAVVASGLRRAVVGSPTEAAEQVRALAAEFDVDEVMVNPVGSARRGADPATATARDTTLELLAKELF; this is encoded by the coding sequence ATGCGGCTTTCTGTCCTCGACCTCGTCCCGGTGCGTACCGACCAGTCCACTGCCGATGCTCTGACGGCAACGACTCACCTGGCGCAGACCGCTGACCGGCTCGGATACACCCGCTACTGGCTCGCCGAGCACCACAACATGCCCGCGGTGGCCGCGACCAGCCCGCCGGTGCTGATCGCGCATCTGGCCGCGCACACCACCCAGTTGCGGCTGGGCTCGGGCGGGGTGATGCTGCCCAATCACGCCCCGTTGGCGGTGGCCGAGCAGTTCGCGCTGCTGGAGGCTGCCCATCCCGGCCGTATCGACCTCGGCATCGGCCGGGCCCCGGGTTCGGACCCGGTCACCTCGCTGGCGCTGCGCGGCGCCGCCGGCCGCGATGATCGCGATATCGAGGCATTTCCGCAGTACCTCGACGACGTCGTGGCGCTGATGAGCGCGCGTGGTGTGCGGGTGCCGCTGCCGCGGGATCTGATGCGGGAAAACTATGTCCTCAAGGCGACGCCGGCTGCGGTCACCGAACCACGGATGTGGCTGCTGGGCTCGTCGATGTACTCGGCGCATCTGGCGGCGGCCAAGGGGTTGCCGTACGTGTTCGCCCACCATTTCTCTGGGCAGGGCACCGCCGAGGCGCTGGCTGTCTATCGCGACGAGTTCCAGCCCAGCGACCTGGCCTCCGAGCCGGTGACCTTCCTGACGGTCAACGCCTCGGTGGCCGAGACCACCGAGGAGGCCATGGCTCTGCTCCTGCCGCAGCTGCAGATGATGGGCCGACTGCGGACCGGTCAGCCGCTCGGCGCCCTCGATCTGGTCGAGGATGCCGAGGCGACGACCCTCACCCCGCAGGCGCAGGCGGTTGTGGCCTCCGGGCTTCGGCGTGCCGTGGTCGGTTCGCCCACCGAGGCGGCCGAGCAGGTCCGGGCGCTGGCCGCGGAGTTCGACGTCGACGAGGTGATGGTCAATCCGGTGGGTTCGGCCCGCCGCGGCGCCGATCCGGCCACCGCGACGGCGCGCGATACCACCCTGGAACTGCTCGCCAAGGAGCTGTTCTGA
- a CDS encoding nitroreductase family deazaflavin-dependent oxidoreductase, whose product MPWWERYIGLPMLLLHDKIYKATDGRIGHTIPGGPSTLILHTVGAKTGQQRANSLAYAKDGADYLVVASKGGEPTSPGWYHNLKAKPQVEINVGPKRFGVTAKPVLPEDPDYPRLWDIVNNMKGNKNRYIGYQKRTTRPIPVVVLTP is encoded by the coding sequence ATGCCCTGGTGGGAGCGTTACATCGGCCTCCCGATGTTGTTGTTGCACGACAAGATCTACAAAGCCACCGACGGCCGGATCGGGCACACGATCCCGGGTGGTCCGTCGACACTCATCCTGCATACCGTCGGCGCCAAAACCGGCCAGCAGCGCGCGAATTCGCTGGCCTACGCGAAAGACGGCGCCGACTACCTCGTGGTGGCGTCGAAAGGCGGCGAGCCCACATCTCCGGGCTGGTACCACAATCTCAAGGCCAAACCGCAGGTAGAGATCAACGTGGGGCCCAAGCGATTCGGCGTGACGGCCAAACCGGTATTACCCGAAGACCCCGACTACCCGCGGTTGTGGGACATCGTGAACAACATGAAGGGCAACAAGAACCGCTACATCGGCTACCAGAAGCGGACCACGCGCCCGATTCCGGTGGTCGTCCTGACGCCCTAG
- a CDS encoding HIT family protein, with translation MSCVFCAIVAGEAPAIRIYEDDDYLGILDIRPFTRGHTLVIPKRHTVDLTDTPAETVAAMARIGQRIARAARLSGLHADGNNIVINDGKAAFQSVFHIHLHVVPRQSGDKLSFVKGMMVRRDPDREESGRLLRAALAQLDESAQD, from the coding sequence ATGTCTTGCGTGTTCTGCGCCATCGTCGCCGGGGAGGCCCCCGCCATCCGCATCTACGAGGACGACGATTACCTGGGCATTCTCGACATCAGGCCGTTCACCCGCGGCCACACCCTGGTGATCCCGAAGCGGCACACGGTTGACCTGACCGACACCCCGGCCGAAACCGTGGCCGCTATGGCCCGCATCGGCCAGCGCATCGCGCGTGCAGCCCGGCTGTCCGGGCTGCACGCCGACGGCAACAACATCGTGATCAACGACGGCAAGGCCGCGTTCCAGAGCGTTTTCCACATCCACCTGCACGTGGTGCCGCGCCAGAGCGGCGACAAACTGTCCTTCGTCAAGGGCATGATGGTGCGCCGCGACCCGGACCGCGAGGAGTCCGGCCGCCTGCTACGTGCAGCATTGGCGCAGCTGGACGAATCCGCGCAGGATTGA
- a CDS encoding VOC family protein: protein MSVTPIPQGYTSLTPFICVDGAAKAITFYQNVFGAEVVERMDGPDGTVAHAELDFGTGRLQLGDPQEAYQIAAPAPGAAATHSIGLYCPDVDDVVARAEKAGATIREPAQTFVTGDRFASILDPFGQRWTVMTRVEDLTPQERERRVAEWAATAGG from the coding sequence ATGAGTGTCACACCGATTCCGCAGGGCTACACCAGCCTGACCCCGTTCATCTGCGTCGACGGCGCCGCCAAGGCAATCACGTTCTACCAGAACGTGTTCGGCGCCGAAGTCGTCGAACGGATGGACGGACCCGACGGCACTGTCGCACATGCCGAACTGGACTTCGGCACCGGCCGGCTGCAACTCGGCGACCCGCAGGAGGCCTACCAGATCGCCGCCCCGGCACCGGGTGCAGCGGCAACCCATTCCATCGGGTTGTACTGCCCGGACGTCGACGACGTGGTGGCCCGAGCCGAGAAAGCGGGTGCGACGATCCGCGAGCCCGCACAGACGTTCGTTACCGGCGACCGCTTCGCCTCCATCCTCGACCCGTTCGGCCAGCGCTGGACCGTGATGACGCGCGTCGAAGACCTCACGCCGCAAGAGCGCGAACGCCGCGTCGCCGAATGGGCGGCCACCGCAGGCGGCTAA